A window of Mobiluncus massiliensis genomic DNA:
ATACTTCCCCACGTTGCCGAAAAGCGTCCGCCTCATAGCGAGACCAGATTCCGTTTCCTTCGTGGTGTAAAACATAGGGCAAGCCCTGGGCGTTGCGCCTATCTGAGATAACCGCCACGTGTTCTTTCCACACCACGATGTCTCCGGGCTGCCAAGACGCCACGTCCGTTGTGTCGGTGGTGAGGCTCTGGGCGTGACGGTCGAAATAGACGATGAGATTGCGCACGCGGCGGTAATCAATGTCTGGATTGGGAGTCTCGCCCTCCGGAGCCGTGGCGGCGTAAGCCTGCGGGTCAGCCCGCCGATCCGCATCAACCAGGTCGCGCAAGTCCATTCCCGCCGCTTTGGCGGCGTACCACACCACGTCGGTACACACCCCGGTGCCGTCATTTGGCACCCCTCCGGGATACACTTTGGAACCATCATATTTCGGCGCGGTATCGAGGTAGGCTACGGCACCCGCCAGCATCTGTTCCCCAACCGGCCCCGGATGATTCAGGTTCTGGCCGGTCCAAGCGCTGTCCAGGCGCCACGAACTTTTCGCGTTCCCGTTCCACAATAGGAACGCGGCACCGCCCGCCAGCACCAGGACCAGAACCAGAATCGCTCCGATGAGGAAGCGCTTTCGACCTCGTGAACTCTGGTTTGCCACGCTTACTCCTTAGTTGCCCCACCCCCCGCACCGGCAGGGGCTGATTGACCCGAGGCGCCTAGCGCAGGGTCGCCTGGCAGGTTTTCTCGACCTTCTTGATGATGCGGTTGCGGGTTTCCTTGATTTCCTGAGGGCTCAGCGTATGGTCAGCGGCACGCAGTCGCAGCGCAAACGCCAGGGATTTCCGCCCCTCCCCCAGCTGTTCCGCATTCTCAAACACATCGAACAAGCGCAGTTCCTCAACTAGCCCTTCACCGGCCTTCGCGATGGCGTTATAGACCTTCAGCGCGGGAACGTCTTGCTTCACGACAAACGCCAAATCTTCCTTGGCGGCCGGGAAAGTCGAGACGGGACGTAGCTGGAACGCGTCCTTGGGGCGGGCCTTTTCAATCGCGTCCAAATCCAGTTCAAATGCACAAGTCCGGGGCGGCAGGCCGAAGTTTTGGCACACCTTGGGGTGCAGTTCACCGGCGGAACCCAACACCTTCCCGCCGGTGAGCGCCCCCACGCGAATTTGCGCGACCCGTCCGGGATGGAAAGGCGCGGCGACCGTGGCTTGTCCCCCAGCACCCAAGGCTTCGGGACGCACCGCCAAACCTTGCGAAACCGCTACGCGAATCGCCAACTCTATGGCGTCCGCCCAATCCCAGGAGCGCGCCGCATCGTGAGGGCTGGCTTCCATAGCGTTTCCCGCCAGCACCGCCGCCACGTGCCAGGGTTGCTTCGGCACTCCTGCTCGCAGCGCCTGCATGACCTCGTCGCTGGGCTTTTCCTCCACTCCGGGAATCGACGCCGGAACGACTCCCTGCGCACTGACGACCTGGTCCAACTCAAAAATCGCCACCCGCGGATTGCCGCGAGACACATTGCGCGAAGCCGTGTTCAGCAAGGTATCCAGCAGAGAACTGCGCAGTGCGGGGGCATCATCAGCCAGCGGGTTGGCCAGCTTGACGGTGTTGCGGCGCGGGTCGTCGGCCGGCAGCCCCATCAAATCGTGTTCACTGCCCAAGAAGGGATAAGTCATGACTTCGGTCAAGCCCGCTTCGGCCAACGTGTCGCTGACCTCACGACGGGTTCGCAGCGGCGCCGGGTTACCAATCTTGGCAGGACCGACCGGCACCACGGAAGGAATCTTGTCGTAGCCGTCCAACCGGGCAATCTCTTCAATGAGATGGGCGGGACCACCTACCAAATCGGGACGCCACGAGGGAGGCACGACCGCGAACGTGTCATCGCTGGACTTGGTAACGCAACAGCCAATGGCACGCAAGAGTTCCTCCACCCGCTCGGGCGCATAGTCCACCCCGATGAGTTGAGTTGCGGCCGCAAAAGGCAAGG
This region includes:
- a CDS encoding DUF1287 domain-containing protein produces the protein MANQSSRGRKRFLIGAILVLVLVLAGGAAFLLWNGNAKSSWRLDSAWTGQNLNHPGPVGEQMLAGAVAYLDTAPKYDGSKVYPGGVPNDGTGVCTDVVWYAAKAAGMDLRDLVDADRRADPQAYAATAPEGETPNPDIDYRRVRNLIVYFDRHAQSLTTDTTDVASWQPGDIVVWKEHVAVISDRRNAQGLPYVLHHEGNGIWSRYEADAFRQRGEVWRHYRLESLGAQLAGH